A portion of the Glandiceps talaboti chromosome 13, keGlaTala1.1, whole genome shotgun sequence genome contains these proteins:
- the LOC144444634 gene encoding small ribosomal subunit protein eS25-like, which produces MPPKQQQKQQQSKKKTDKPKSQGGKAKKKKWSKGKVRDKLNNLVLFDKATYDKMMKEVPSYKLITPSVVSERLKVRGSLARAALKELLRKGLIKEVVKHHSQVIYTRNPVKEADS; this is translated from the exons ATG CCTCCAAAACAGCAACAAAAACAGCAGCAATCTAAAAAGAAGACTGATAAGCCAAAGTCACAAGGTGGCAAGGCTAAAAAGAAG AAATGGTCCAAAGGCAAAGTACGTGACAAGTTGAATAACTTGGTGTTGTTTGACAAAGCTACATATGATAAAATGATGAAGGAAGTTCCTAGTTACAAATTGATTACACCATCTGTAGTGTctgaaaggttaaaggtcagggGATCTCTTGCAAGAGCTGCCCTCAAAGAGCTTCTCAGGAAAG GGCTGATCAAAGAGGTCGTGAAGCACCATTCACAGGTCATCTACACAAGAAACCCAGTCAAGGAGGCAGACAGTTAG
- the LOC144444258 gene encoding uncharacterized protein LOC144444258, whose protein sequence is MFGQISPYLPHILRLTARVSVSSPQRKHSTVSLAAIHRYVWIRHEIRSCGRFSCCFKEQRTWKMPAGCKSVNISPCLMSSTFRDNKQKHNQPTQDHRLQGMSMKVDCVTADDAKGQLEHFLPQRLLQLGLDKRQVHRLISDSPNILKISKQKLEDSLTFLFDLNFEPNDLYRILSLEPDILKTDVNRLNSRIKQFRKLGVQEGRLQKMIASCPECLLLSVKQFNLVILTLKDRCTFTSEHVKKIVQSSPSVLKEDPEKIVKKLHYVYFDMNLKNLDQIVNARLFKHNIYHVRRRHIFLERLGLYEKPDKNGQTRTRNPSLRAIIDFPSQRFAKTVAKSTVEDYEMFVKSLKKEDSLDDSGRHDDVDDDDSDDDDSDDDDDDDDDDDDDDDDDDDDGDRSNVK, encoded by the coding sequence ATGTTTGGACAAATCTCACCGTACTTACCTCACATTCTAAGACTGACTGCAAGGGTGTCGGTATCAAGTCCGCAGAGAAAGCATTCTACAGTCTCCTTGGCAGCCATCCACAGATATGTATGGATAAGGCATGAAATAAGAAGCTGTGGTCGATTCAGTTGTTGCTTCAAAGAACAGAGAACATGGAAGATGCCAGCAGGTTGTAAATCAGTCAACATCTCTCCGTGTCTTATGTCATCAACATTCAGAGACAACAAACAGAAACATAACCAACCAACGCAGGATCACCGCCTCCAAGGAATGAGCATGAAAGTTGATTGTGTAACAGCTGATGATGCTAAGGGACAGCTTGAACATTTCTTACCACAAAGATTACTTCAACTCGGTCTAGATAAAAGACAGGTACATCGACTAATCTCGGATAGTCCTAACATTCTTAAAATTTCAAAGCAGAAACTAGAAGATAGTCTGACATTCTTGTTTGATCTCAACTTTGAACCCAATGACTTGTACAGGATTTTATCACTAGAGCCCGATATTCTGAAAACAGATGTAAACCGACTGAACAGTCGTATCAAACAGTTCAGAAAGTTAGGTGTACAAGAAGGGAGACTGCAGAAAATGATTGCTTCATGTCCCGAGTGTCTGTTGTTGTCAGTCAAACAATTTAACTTAGTCATTCTGACTTTGAAAGACAGGTGTACTTTTACCAGTGAGCACGTCAAAAAAATTGTGCAGTCGTCTCCCTCTGTGTTGAAAGAAGACCCAGAGAAGATCGTGAAGAAGTTACATTATGTCTATTTTGATATGAATCTGAAAAATCTGGATCAAATTGTGAATGCCAGATTATTTAAACACAATATCTATCACGTAAGGAGACGGCATATTTTTCTTGAACGGTTGGGGTTGTACGAGAAACCTGATAAGAATGGACAGACCAGGACTCGTAATCCATCTCTCAGAGCCATCATTGACTTTCCATCACAGCGGTTTGCTAAAACTGTTGCCAAGTCGACCGTTGAGGATTATGAAATGTTTGTCAAGAGTTTAAAGAAAGAAGATAGTCTTGATGATAGTGGCAGgcatgatgatgttgatgatgatgatagcgatgatgatgatagcgatgatgatgatgatgatgatgatgatgatgatgatgatgatgatgatgatgatgatgatggagatCGATCTAATGTCAAGTGA
- the LOC144444425 gene encoding NADH dehydrogenase [ubiquinone] flavoprotein 1, mitochondrial-like — translation MASVARVSSVIRGNLVRCANSSTGCVTVFVRHQSTEKTKYGPLSDEDRIFTNLYGRHDYKLQGALKRGDYYKTKEILLKGPEWILKEITKSGLRGRGGAGFPTGMKWGFMNKPSDGRPRYLVVNADEGEPGTCKDREIMRHDPHKLVEGCLVAGRAMGARAAYIYIRGEFYNEASNMQVAINEAYQNGLIGKDACGSGYDFDVFMHRGAGAYICGEETALIESLEGKQGKPRLKPPFPADIGVFGCPTTVANVETVAVAPAICRRGGDWFASFGRERNRGTKLFNVSGHVNNPCTVEEEMSIPLKELIELHAGGVTGGWDNLLAIIPGGSSVPLIPKSVCDDVMMDFDALVDVHSGLGTAAVIVMNKQADVVKCIARLMEFYKHESCGQCTPCREGVGWMNKILWRFVEGNAKADEIDMLWELSKQIEGHTICALGDGAAWPAQGLIRHFRPELEARMKKYQEAHAH, via the exons ATGGCGAGTGTTGCGAGGGTTTCCAGCGTTATTCGTGGAAATTTAG TGAGGTGTGCTAACAGCAGTACAGGCTGTGTGACTGTATTTGTCAGACACCAGTCCACAGAAAAG ACCAAATATGGACCACTAAGTGATGAAGACAGAATCTTTACCAACCTGTATGGAAGACATGACTACAAACTACAGGGCGCCCTCAAGAGG GGTGATTATTACAAAACCAAAGAAATCTTACTGAAAGGACCTGAATGGATACTGAAAGAGATCACAAAGTCTGGACTGAGAGGTCGTGGTGGTGCTGGTTTCCCTACCGGTATGAAGTGGGGATTCATGAATAAACCATCTGATGGCAG GCCACGTTATCTTGTTGTAAATGCTGATGAAGGAGAGCCAGGTACTTGTAAAGACAGAGAAATTATGCGACATGACCCTCACAAACTGGTAGAAGGATGTCTAGTGGCTGGTAGAGCTATGGGTGCTAGAGCTG cATACATCTATATCCGTGGTGAGTTCTATAACGAGGCATCCAACATGCAAGTTGCAATCAATGAG GCCTATCAAAATGGTTTGATTGGTAAGGATGCATGTGGTTCTGGGTATGACTTTGATGTCTTTATGCATCGTGGTGCTGGTGCCTACATCTGTGGAGAAGAAACT GCATTGATAGAGAGTCTAGAAGGCAAACAAGGCAAACCCAGACTCAAGCCTCCATTCCCTGCTGACATTGGTGTGTTTGGTTGTCCTACAACAGTAGCTAATGTAGAAACAGTTGCAGTAGCACCA GCTATTTGTCGGCGTGGAGGTGACTGGTTTGCCTCATTTGGCCGTGAAAGGAATCGTGGAACCAAGTTGTTCAATGTTTCAGGCCATGTCAACAACCCATGTACAGTGGAGGAAGAGATGTCAATACCACTAAAAGAGTTGATAGAACTACATGCAGGTGGTGTGACTGGTGGATGGGACAATCTATTGGCTATCATACCAGGTGGTTCCTCCGTACCACTCATACCAAAAAG tgTTTGCGACGATGTTATGATGGACTTTGATGCATTAGTTGATGTTCATTCTGGACTGGGCACAGCTGCAGTCATTGTTATGAACAAACAAGCTGATGTTGTCAAGTGTATTGCCAGACTTATGGAATTCTACAAACATGAAAGTTGTGGACAG TGTACACCATGTAGAGAAGGTGTTGGCTGGATGAACAAAATCTTGTGGAGGTTTG TGGAAGGTAATGCCAAAGCAGATGAAATTGATATGTTATGGGAACTTAGTAAACAGATTGAAGGACACACAATCTGTGCACTTGGGGATGGAGCAGCTTGGCCAGCACAG GGATTGATTCGTCATTTCAGACCAGAATTAGAAGCAAGAATGAAGAAATACCAGGAAGCACATGCACATTAA